The following coding sequences lie in one Apium graveolens cultivar Ventura chromosome 3, ASM990537v1, whole genome shotgun sequence genomic window:
- the LOC141711847 gene encoding zinc finger A20 and AN1 domain-containing stress-associated protein 4-like, translating to MAEEHGCRAPEGHRLCANNCGFFGSPATQNFCSKCYRDISMKLEQENSAKSAVENSLFPAAVVEPSSDATVSVPEKSEDVRTSEVAAKAGTSGVVKSNKCMACRKRVGLMGFTCRCGITFCGTHRYPEQHGCTFDFKAAGREVIAKENPVIKAEKLAKI from the coding sequence ATGGCAGAAGAGCATGGATGTCGAGCTCCAGAAGGCCACCGTCTATGTGCTAATAACTGCGGTTTTTTCGGCAGCCCTGCAACACAAAATTTCTGTTCAAAATGTTACCGTGACATTTCTATGAAATTAGAGCAAGAAAACTCCGCAAAATCCGCCGTCGAAAACTCTCTTTTTCCGGCGGCCGTGGTGGAACCGTCGTCTGACGCCACCGTGTCGGTACCGGAGAAGTCCGAGGATGTACGGACATCCGAGGTGGCAGCTAAGGCTGGAACGTCGGGTGTTGTGAAGTCAAACAAGTGCATGGCATGCAGGAAACGGGTCGGGTTGATGGGTTTCACGTGTCGGTGCGGGATTACGTTTTGCGGGACCCATAGGTACCCGGAACAACATGGGTGTACATTTGATTTTAAGGCGGCTGGGAGAGAGGTTATTGCCAAGGAAAATCCTGTGATTAAGGCTGAGAAATTGGCCAAAATTTGA